The DNA region ATGTGGCATGTTTACACCAACCGACAACTGCTTCACATtatacttttaatgttatacttttaatattatacctttaatatTATACTTtaatattatacctttaatatTATACTTTAATATTATACTTTtaatattatacctttaatattatacctttaatattatacctttaatagTATACCTTTAATATTATACCTTAATAGTATACCTTTAATATTACGCCTTTAATATTACACCTTCAATCAGTAGACCTTTAATAGTATACCTTTAATAATTACACCTTTAATAGTATACCTTTAATATTACACCTTTAATAGTATACCTTTAAGTCCATAAACTCAGGAGAGAAAACTATTTAGAACAGACTTGGACCACcagaatttatttttctcacttgcctctcagggcttccgtagtaAACAGAACTGGAACTGACTGATTTCCTGTCGAGCATACAACATGTTGTAATCGTACTGTCTTACCTTTCTTGGGACTTTCAGGGAGTAGAGGTGGTGTCTCACTACCAGATCTCTCACCAGGAGTTACTTCTTGCTGCTCTGGACTCTGCTTCTGGACTGTCTTGGATCTGTCTGAATCGGTCTGCCCAGATGTCACCTTTTTAAAGTTGCTGCCGCTTGTTTGACTCATCTCATCGTTCCTCTTTCTTGTCGGAGATGAAACGGGCAACCGACTCTTTGATGACAAGGAGGCATTATTCTCCAGATGGTTTAGCCCTTGTTTTTTGACATCCAGGCCCTCCCTGTCAGTTGGCTGTCCTGTTGTAATACTACTGTCCTCGTGGTCTTTCTCCACGCCATTTACCAGGTTCATAGAGTCACTGTCCTCATCTGGCTTTTCTTTAATAAGCTTTGTTCCtgtcttgtgtgtttttgtgggaGAAATGTCTCCTGACAGAGCTTTCCCTGCCTTGGCTTCTTCAAAACTTTGCTTCCTGCCAACTTTGGTTGTAGTGACGGGAGATTTCAAAGCTTCTTTGGTTTTGAGCTGTTTCTGCAGTTTTGAAGTAACCACTGACCCGGCGGCATCAGCTGCTGTTTTATCTGGAGGCACTGGTGATTTCACATCAGCATCTGATGCTAACCTTTTAGGGATTTTAGATTTTGAAGCTGTTGGACTTGATGGACCACTGGTGCTTGGTCTTTTAATGTTGCAACATAGAAACTGTTTTATTGTTGCTAGGGTTCCCTCTGTGGCGGCATATCACTGGAATGTTCCCACTTTGTGCCTCTCTGTGAGTCTTAGCCTTTGTGTGTCACATTTTTGCCTTGTTGCCAGCCGCGGAGGACGGGCTCTTTGCTCCACTTGCTGGGTATGCCcactttctgctgctgctttaacccCTCGTTAGAAGCGTAGCCTGGTTGGTCCCTTGGCCTCTCACCCCAGACCCCGACGCTTGTGACTTGCTCCTGTACAATGTCTGAGGTTGCAGAGGTATCATCAAAGTCAGAGGCCTCGGagtctgttttttctttaactAGGGGTGTTTCAGGAGTATTTGTGTCAGAGTGTGTAG from Sebastes umbrosus isolate fSebUmb1 chromosome 16, fSebUmb1.pri, whole genome shotgun sequence includes:
- the LOC119474992 gene encoding uncharacterized protein LOC119474992 isoform X2; its protein translation is MNLVNGVEKDHEDSSITTGQPTDREGLDVKKQGLNHLENNASLSSKSRLPVSSPTRKRNDEMSQTSGSNFKKVTSGQTDSDRSKTVQKQSPEQQEVTPGERSGSETPPLLPESPKKGSMLSTRPSKHLSKRSISQEESDTTTVCVSPPPTKQGKAVSSRLSKHSDDIKHHKSPVKDSADPSPSVSKLLQGVREAPTK